In Arcobacter ellisii, a genomic segment contains:
- a CDS encoding heavy metal transport/detoxification protein has translation MKKTFKANNISCMSCANLIKGSLEDSFGEIEVNLNTSPREVTLEILTEEQEVTFKKEMQELGFEIIDN, from the coding sequence ATGAAAAAAACATTTAAAGCAAATAACATCTCTTGTATGAGTTGTGCAAATCTTATTAAAGGTTCTTTAGAAGATAGTTTTGGAGAGATTGAAGTAAATTTAAATACTTCACCAAGAGAAGTCACTCTTGAAATCTTAACAGAAGAACAAGAAGTTACATTTAAAAAAGAAATGCAAGAACTAGGATTTGAAATAATAGACAATTAA
- a CDS encoding response regulator transcription factor encodes MITLEEYKKTLNILYIEDDKVLVSKIKLILQKNFKSIFVASNGEEALKIFKSNCINLIISDINMPRMDGLTFLKNLRKINNDISFIFLTAKQEVNTIIESIEYDISSYILKPIDLNNFFHIINKTLEKEYKKYINSEEKYLIKIDNNFSWNRQTKALFKNNVVIKLTKKELLLFELLLQYDDKICSISEIIYYLWEEELGQKDYISNLKNIISRLRNKIPQIIIENIYGLGYRIKISK; translated from the coding sequence ATGATAACATTAGAAGAGTATAAAAAAACGTTAAATATTTTATATATTGAAGACGACAAAGTATTGGTATCTAAAATAAAATTAATACTTCAAAAAAATTTTAAATCTATATTTGTAGCTTCAAATGGAGAAGAAGCATTGAAAATTTTTAAATCCAATTGTATTAATTTAATAATTAGTGATATAAATATGCCAAGGATGGATGGATTAACTTTTTTAAAAAATTTAAGAAAAATAAATAATGATATTTCTTTTATTTTTTTAACAGCAAAACAAGAAGTTAATACAATAATTGAGTCCATTGAATATGACATAAGTAGTTATATTTTAAAACCTATTGATTTAAATAATTTTTTTCATATAATTAATAAAACATTAGAAAAAGAATATAAAAAATACATAAATTCAGAAGAAAAATATCTAATAAAAATAGATAATAACTTTTCTTGGAACAGACAAACAAAAGCACTTTTTAAAAATAATGTTGTAATCAAATTAACAAAAAAAGAATTATTATTATTTGAATTATTATTACAATACGATGATAAAATTTGTTCTATATCAGAAATAATATATTACTTATGGGAAGAAGAATTGGGACAAAAGGATTATATTTCTAATTTAAAAAATATAATTTCTCGTCTTCGAAATAAAATACCTCAAATAATAATAGAAAATATTTATGGTTTAGGATATAGAATTAAAATTAGTAAATAG
- a CDS encoding winged helix-turn-helix domain-containing protein, whose amino-acid sequence MNSGFIDSRNNKKISSILFISTDINYVEKVKKILNNRCNIVFFDSDRFYLLNENIANFDLIIFDNNENLLPNFIEEFKFTQSYNFNIPMILLEDEISNDLSLYKFCNTCAILNKNIDENFLVNNIELNLNFFNNNQKVHFKKGFYFDMTNDLLYQDKKIIKLTRTEKKLISLLAANVNELVTYEDISSVVWKGKEFSIYSLRNVVKNIREKTDELFIKNSSNRGYIINKI is encoded by the coding sequence ATGAATAGTGGTTTTATAGATTCTAGAAATAATAAGAAAATTAGTTCGATTTTATTTATTAGTACTGATATAAATTATGTAGAAAAAGTAAAAAAAATTTTAAATAATAGATGTAATATAGTTTTTTTTGACAGTGATAGATTTTATTTATTGAATGAAAATATTGCTAATTTTGATTTGATTATTTTTGATAATAATGAAAATTTATTACCAAATTTTATAGAAGAATTTAAATTTACACAATCATACAATTTTAATATTCCAATGATTTTATTAGAAGATGAGATCTCAAATGATCTTTCTTTATACAAATTTTGTAATACATGTGCAATCTTAAATAAAAATATTGATGAAAATTTTCTAGTTAATAATATTGAATTAAACTTGAATTTTTTTAATAATAATCAAAAAGTTCACTTTAAAAAAGGATTTTATTTCGATATGACTAATGATCTTTTATATCAAGATAAGAAAATTATTAAACTTACACGTACTGAAAAAAAACTGATAAGTTTACTTGCTGCAAACGTAAATGAATTGGTTACTTATGAAGATATTTCAAGTGTTGTTTGGAAAGGCAAGGAATTTTCAATATATTCCTTAAGAAATGTGGTTAAAAATATTAGAGAAAAAACAGATGAACTATTTATCAAAAACTCTTCAAATAGAGGTTATATAATTAATAAAATTTAA
- a CDS encoding copper resistance protein B, with protein MKKLLLATSLLGFITTNSFAMEGEGDIFRSSLVVDKLEYQFSDEKATNWDVYGYAGYDINKIYIYSEGEKVKNESANSENQLVYSRAISPFWDAQIGIGYDKNNEAHQTWGIIGLQGLSQYFFETRTTLLLGEDGNMGLKTQAEYDALLTQKLILTPSIQLSAYTKDNEEMGIGSGFSNITIGTRLRYEITREFAPYIGVEWNKNLGNTNDISSLDEVYAVVGVRFWF; from the coding sequence ATGAAAAAATTATTATTAGCAACATCTCTATTGGGATTTATTACAACAAATAGTTTTGCAATGGAAGGTGAAGGAGATATTTTTAGAAGTTCTTTAGTTGTAGATAAACTTGAATATCAATTTAGTGATGAGAAAGCTACTAATTGGGATGTATATGGATATGCAGGTTATGATATAAATAAGATTTATATTTATTCAGAAGGTGAGAAAGTTAAAAATGAATCTGCAAATAGTGAAAACCAATTAGTTTATTCAAGAGCAATTTCTCCTTTTTGGGATGCTCAGATAGGTATTGGTTATGATAAAAATAATGAAGCTCATCAAACTTGGGGTATTATAGGATTACAAGGATTATCTCAATATTTCTTTGAAACAAGAACTACTCTTTTATTAGGTGAAGATGGAAATATGGGATTAAAAACTCAAGCTGAATACGATGCATTATTAACACAAAAGCTTATATTAACCCCAAGTATTCAATTATCTGCTTATACAAAAGATAATGAAGAAATGGGTATTGGAAGCGGATTCTCAAATATTACAATAGGTACAAGATTAAGATATGAAATTACAAGAGAATTCGCACCTTATATAGGAGTTGAATGGAATAAAAATTTAGGCAATACAAATGATATTTCATCATTAGATGAAGTATATGCAGTAGTTGGTGTGAGATTCTGGTTTTAA
- a CDS encoding FixH family protein: MKVLQKVILGLGLVIGSVYAQDVSNTIHSPGYIKDYRVIIKPATELKQGNNDINVNFTHKGHSHNDLNTKLTVLSPDKTSIDYKGANTNKNGEYVFNVNLPQKGSYNYILTFSHNVGVTQTKRGSFNLN, from the coding sequence ATGAAAGTTTTACAAAAAGTAATTTTGGGATTAGGTTTAGTTATTGGAAGTGTATATGCACAAGATGTATCAAATACTATTCACAGTCCAGGATATATTAAGGACTATAGAGTAATTATAAAACCTGCAACAGAATTAAAACAAGGTAATAATGATATAAATGTAAATTTTACACATAAAGGTCATTCTCATAATGATTTAAATACAAAATTAACTGTTTTGTCACCAGATAAAACTTCTATTGATTATAAAGGTGCAAATACAAATAAGAATGGAGAATATGTATTTAATGTAAATCTTCCACAAAAAGGTTCATATAATTATATTTTAACTTTTAGTCATAATGTTGGTGTAACACAAACAAAAAGAGGAAGTTTTAATTTAAATTAA
- a CDS encoding copper resistance system multicopper oxidase, producing MNNMNRRTFVKGVLATSIIASIPINLSANSKISTRKKTIELSGNTFNLSIEKIAVNVTGNPSIAKTVNGMLSGPTLRWKEGDTVTINVTNNLNEDTSIHWHGIILPASMDGVPGFSNFNGIKPGETFTYKFPILQSGTYWYHSHSGFQEQEGVFGAIIIEPKIKDPYEYDREYVISLSDWSDEKPSSVYRKIKLSSSYYNFKQRTVGDFIDEVKEKGFFEAFSERKMWNEMKMTDRDISDVSGYTYTYLMNGENPATGFKALFKNGEKIRLRFINSAAMTFFDVRIPGLKMTVVAADGNNIQPVTVDEFRIGVAETYDVIVEPEVNKAYSIFAQSIDRSGYALGALTFDEKVIAQTPQMDAFPILTHADMGMGGTSDNNSEHDMSTMETQKPAKQESAMKCGAGMDMSSVEKPKPIMNHSMMGHDMSTMNSNQKKEIPITKLEESTGVQVDAVAMNPQYRLSDPGVGLRDNGRRVLTYADLKSLTPTTNDKYPDREIILRLTGNMERYMWSINGITYKDAKPLEFKYGERLRITYINDTMMNHPMHLHGMWSDLETGDDNYLPRKHTIVVQPGSKISFRVNVDAKGSWAYHCHLLYHMTDMFRKVIVS from the coding sequence ATGAATAATATGAACAGAAGAACATTTGTAAAAGGCGTTTTGGCAACAAGTATCATAGCCTCTATACCTATAAACCTGAGTGCAAATTCTAAAATATCGACTCGAAAAAAAACGATTGAATTAAGTGGAAATACATTTAATTTAAGCATTGAAAAAATAGCTGTAAATGTTACTGGTAATCCAAGTATTGCAAAAACAGTAAATGGAATGCTAAGTGGTCCTACTCTTAGATGGAAAGAAGGTGATACAGTTACAATAAATGTCACTAATAATCTTAATGAAGATACTTCTATTCATTGGCATGGAATTATTTTACCTGCTTCTATGGATGGTGTTCCTGGATTTAGCAACTTTAATGGTATTAAACCAGGAGAAACTTTTACTTATAAATTTCCAATACTTCAAAGTGGGACTTATTGGTATCATTCACACTCTGGATTTCAAGAACAAGAAGGTGTTTTTGGAGCAATTATAATTGAACCAAAAATAAAAGACCCATATGAATATGATAGAGAATATGTAATCTCATTATCAGATTGGTCAGATGAAAAACCATCTTCAGTTTACAGAAAAATTAAACTTTCTTCTTCTTATTATAACTTCAAACAACGAACAGTTGGTGATTTTATTGATGAAGTAAAAGAAAAAGGTTTCTTCGAAGCATTTAGTGAAAGAAAAATGTGGAACGAAATGAAAATGACAGATAGAGATATTTCAGATGTATCAGGATATACATATACATATTTAATGAATGGTGAGAACCCAGCTACAGGGTTTAAAGCATTATTTAAAAATGGTGAGAAAATTAGATTAAGATTTATAAATAGTGCAGCTATGACATTTTTTGATGTAAGAATTCCTGGTCTTAAAATGACAGTAGTTGCAGCGGATGGGAATAATATTCAACCTGTAACTGTTGATGAATTTAGAATAGGAGTTGCTGAAACTTATGATGTAATAGTAGAACCTGAAGTAAATAAAGCTTATTCGATTTTTGCTCAAAGTATTGATAGAAGTGGATATGCTCTTGGAGCTTTAACTTTTGATGAAAAAGTAATTGCTCAAACTCCACAAATGGATGCATTCCCAATATTAACACATGCAGATATGGGTATGGGAGGGACTAGTGATAATAATTCAGAACATGATATGTCGACTATGGAAACTCAAAAACCTGCTAAACAAGAAAGTGCTATGAAATGTGGAGCAGGAATGGATATGTCTAGTGTGGAAAAACCAAAACCTATAATGAATCATTCTATGATGGGACATGATATGTCAACTATGAATAGTAATCAGAAAAAAGAAATACCAATTACTAAACTTGAAGAATCAACAGGTGTTCAAGTAGATGCAGTAGCAATGAATCCACAATATAGACTTAGTGACCCAGGAGTTGGACTTAGAGATAATGGAAGAAGAGTTTTAACATACGCAGATTTAAAATCATTAACTCCTACAACTAATGATAAATATCCTGATAGAGAGATAATTTTAAGACTTACAGGGAATATGGAAAGATATATGTGGTCTATTAATGGTATAACTTATAAAGATGCAAAACCTTTAGAGTTCAAATATGGAGAAAGATTAAGAATAACATATATTAATGACACGATGATGAATCATCCTATGCATTTACATGGTATGTGGAGTGATTTAGAAACAGGTGATGACAATTATTTACCGAGAAAACATACAATTGTTGTACAACCAGGTTCAAAAATAAGTTTTAGAGTAAATGTAGATGCAAAAGGTTCTTGGGCTTATCATTGTCATTTACTTTATCATATGACTGATATGTTCAGAAAAGTAATAGTATCTTAA